Genomic DNA from Gossypium hirsutum isolate 1008001.06 chromosome A01, Gossypium_hirsutum_v2.1, whole genome shotgun sequence:
TTATTTTCTGCGAGGTTTTCTGTCCCTCTCCATGCGTTCGAACAAGCTTCCGTCATAAACGCCTTTAACTATTTCTTTCCTCAATAATCCATCGTTGTCCTTGCAAAGATTGTATAATGTCATCCATTCCGTCCAACTACCAATCCTGCAATGTGTATATTGAGATTCGAAATTTATACCCCTTTTTGGCAACATATATACACTAACACTATTAGAAGAAaggaaataattaaaatgattacCATCCTTTGTAATCCTGCGGTTCCCTGTTGGCCTTGAGCATTGCCATGAGTTCACCAGATGTTAAGGCATTGCCATGGGTACGGGCGAACTTTCTGAAGATTTCTTCAAACTTCAATGATACAAATCTACCATATCAacccaaatttttttatgattacatCATCCATTAATTAAGATAGCTTAAATCTGTCATTCAAATGGGTTGATTTACCTTCCATCACTGTCATATACACCAGAGTCACTGCCATGTTTAGCCAGGTGGATGTTTTTAACCTCAATTGGAAAGAATGGAGAAGGATATTTCCCCTGCATATATTAGATTGCGGAACAACTTATTACTTAACATCCTTGTTTGTCTTCTCatttcttgaaaaaataaaaataaaaaaggaagttGGTCCTTTCAATGCTAACAAAACTAACGAAATATCATCCGTTTCACCAACGACAAAGACATGATGTATGTGTCTTTGTTTGTTCTCCTTCTAATAAATGCCTGTTTGAGACATACAAGGCACCTATTTCTTCAAGCACTAAACAAAGTTTAATatgcaaaacaaaacaaataaaaaaattgttaattaatAAGCTTCTTACTACATTTAATTAAGGGGGAAAAAACAGAAAAGACGAGGAATAAAAGAATAAGTGGAAGAGGAATTTACAGGGCGAGTTTTGCTACTGAGAGCAAAGTGAATGAGGAAAGCACCGGTCATGGACAAGAGATAACCTGCCCCGATTGCTCGAAAACCTGTTTAACTTTAATTAATCgttaaataaagaaaacaaaaacaacccacataaaactAATAAACCccatgaaaattaaaaaagaaggaACCTTCAAAAGTCTCCCATGGATAAACGATGCCATCATGGTTTCTGTCAAAGAATGCAACATGCTTTTCCAGAACGCTTTGTTCAGAACCACTAGGCTTAGCTGCCCCTGCATCACCAACTcctatatatgtgtgtgtattcACATTTTCTTACCATTAAAAAAAATCTGCCAATTTCATGAAGAAAAAgagctgaatatatatataaacataccttCTAGAATAGCTTCTGGTGGCATAGAAGAAGCCATTTGGATCAAATCAACTATAGGATTAGGAGATGGGAGATATTTGGAAGATATGAAGAGAAATAAAAAACGATAAGAAGTGATAACACaacttttcaaaagaaataatataCGAAAGGAAGAAACCACTTTCAACTGTAGAATAAATTGCTCTGCTTTTATTGTTTGTTGATGCAGTGACGAAAAGCTTATTACAATGAAAGCTCAAGTTAGGCCTAACGGACATTTATACTTGAATGGATGACCGATGATCAAGATTGGTTATTCggtcaaaagaaaaataaataaataaataaacaaaagcaAAATGCCCTCAGccttttttttaaagtttcttgaaaattttctttaatatttaggtatataaatagattaaaattattaaaggcatcaaaattttaaatataaattaaattatgtcaCTATCGTATGGGTGAATTTTTTTTcatctaacaaatatatttatgcaaaaaaatataaaaaataaatgaggttttggTTGAAATGAATGTTATAATATTAAAGA
This window encodes:
- the LOC107961692 gene encoding probable peroxygenase 5, encoding MASSMPPEAILEGVGDAGAAKPSGSEQSVLEKHVAFFDRNHDGIVYPWETFEGFRAIGAGYLLSMTGAFLIHFALSSKTRPGKYPSPFFPIEVKNIHLAKHGSDSGVYDSDGRFVSLKFEEIFRKFARTHGNALTSGELMAMLKANREPQDYKGWIGSWTEWMTLYNLCKDNDGLLRKEIVKGVYDGSLFERMERDRKPRRK